The genome window AATCCGGTGCCACGCTGGTCTTGCCCAAGTGCAGCAACTTCAAGTGAGGCAGCGAGACGATCACCGGGATGGCTTCTTCGGTGATCGCAGGGCAATTGTCAATGTTCAAGATCGTCAAGGATGCTTTGCCTTCGAACGCCTTCAGGGACTCGTTGTCGATCTTGGTCAGCCAAAGATTGATCTTTTCCAAGCCTTCGATTTTCGCGATCGCCGGCATTCCCTGGGGACCGAAATCCGTTTCAGCCAATTCGAGATCCTTCAAAGGCAGCTTTGAAATGGGATCAAATGCATCGCCAGTGACTTGAGTGCCTCGCAGGTTGAGTTTGGCCAGTTTTGGCAAGGAGGAAATGGACTCCAGCACTTTGTCCGTGACCGGCGAGTTCATCAACGATGCCTCCTGCAGTTCATTCAATTCGGCCAGAACACTCGCTCCTTCGTCCGTCACGGACGTGTCCTGAAACGTGACCCCGATCAATGCTGGCAAACCGGAAATCGTTTTGGCTTTCGCATCGTCGAATGATTTGCCATAAACTCGCAGCCGCTTCAGATGGGGCAGTGCCGCCAATCGCAAAACCATTCCGTCGGTCCAAGCCGCAGCCGGCACGAACAACTCGCTGACCGTGCTGGTGTTGGACAACAACTTCACCGCATCATCCAAATCGGACTCGGCCACTTCCCGCAGGTCAACGACCACGACATCATCGCCTCGCAACTTGGTTTTGGCACCCGCGACACCATCCCATGCGGACGCCAAACTCTCGCCCGTGGATTCTCCACTTTCCGATTGGTTGTCAGCGGGAACAGGGATGGTTTTGCTGCTGCTGACACCGCACCCGAGCGTTCCAATGACCAGGCAACCGACCAGCAAGCTTTGTGCGAGCCGAACTTGTGAGAGATTCATCGGAACTCCGCTGAAGTGAAATTGAGAAACAAAAAATGAACAGGGATGAAATCATCAGCGACCACGACTCAGACGAACTCGACGATTCGAACCACACGCCCAGCGAGGAATCCGCCATCGATCCCGTGCCCGAATGGCAACAATTGCTGAACGACGACCCGCTGCCTCAGGAAGAGGACTGGGAAACGTCCGAGTCAGCCTCCACGGATGCGGATTTGGACGGCACCTACGTCTGTGACAACTGTGGCGAGGAAATCGTGATTCCGCTGGACATCGCCGCTGGACGCGACCAACAGTATGTCGAAGATTGTCCGGTGTGTTGTAGCCCGAGCGTGATTCATGTCCATTTTGACGATTCCGATCACGCCGATGTGTGGGCGGAAGCCGAACAAGACCGCTACTGATCGACTCGACACACCGCCCCACTGAAACCATCCCCTGATTTCAATCAACATGAAAATCGAAACTTGGCTGACGCCCAACGCCGCTGGTGAATCCGAACGAACCCGTGCTTCGGTCGTCGTTGTCATCGACGTCTTGCGAGCGACCACGGTCGCGACCACCGCGCTATCCGCGGGCGCCAAATCGATCACGACCTGCGGTGAAATCGAAGAAGCTTTCGCGATGAAAACCGCCGCCGCACCCGACAACGTGCCGCTGCTGTGTGGCGAACGAGGCTGCCAGCCGATCGTGGGATTCGACCATGGCAATTCCCCCGGGGAATACTCGCCGGCCGGCGTCAGTGACCGCGAATTGGTGCTGACGACCACCAACGGAACCGCCGCGATCCAGGCAGCGGAAGATTGTGATCACATGTGGCTGGCCTGCTTCGCCAACTTGTCCGCGGTCATCGACCGCTTGGTTCGGTGGCACTCGGCCAACCAAGAGAATGATGCATTCGTGCGAATTGTTTGTGCAGGGACCAATGGCTGTGTCACCACGGAAGACGTGCTGTTGGCCGGTGCGATCATCGCGATGTGCCACCAACGTCTGGCCGACTCCCCTCGTTTTTACGACGGTCCGATTGAGCTTTTGAACGATTCAGGTGCCCTCGCGCTGTCCGCTTGGCAACACTGCATCACACACGATGGCGTCAACAGCTCCGAAACACTGGCCGAACGGCTAAAACTGACCCAAGGAGGCAAAAACCTGATTGCCGCCAACTACGCCGGCGATTTGGTGGATTGTGGCAGCATCGATGTCTTTGAGCTGGTCCCCACCAGGGACCAACGGGCCCCCGCTCGGTTTGTGGCGGGCTGATCCAAGACGACTTTCAATGCAAAAACGCATTCAGTTTGCTTGCTATTTCGACTAAACTGGCGGGTTGTCGAAAAGACTTCCGATCCACTCACTTGTTCCATTTGTCACGCCATGACGTTTGATTTGAAACGCTCTCTCCGCCCACTCGGCATCGCAGCCGTCTGCTCGATGGCAGCTGGGTCGATCCTTTCACCGGGCGCCTCCAATTCGGTGCACGCCCAAGAAGCCGCTGCGGAAACCAGCCAAGCGGCGATCGTTGGAATCGCCAGCGAAAAGCCCTCCGACGGCCCCTTCGTGGACCTGGGCGATGGTCGCTTCATGGTCTCTTACACTGAAAAAATCCCCGGCACCGACATCTCGTTTGAGATGGTCCCGGTTCCCGGTGGCACCTACACGATGGGCAGCCCCGAAGATGCCGACCCACGTGTGGAAGATGAAGGACCAACCGTTGAGATGAACGTCTCACCGATGTGGGTCGCCAAAACCGAGACGACCTGGGCGATGTACAAGGAATACATGCGAATGTACGCCGTGTTCAAATCGTTCGAAGCCGATGGCGTCCGCACCGTCGACGATTCCAACATGGCCGATGCGATCACCGCGCCAACTGAGCTGTACGACCCTTCGTTCACGTACGAGTACGGCGAAGAGCCCGAACAACCCGCCGTGACGATGACTCAGTACGCTGCTCAGCAATTCACCAAGTGGCTCAGCCTGATCACCGAAAATCAGTACCGATTGCCCACGGAAGCGGAATGGGAATACGCCGCTCGCGGTGGCACCACGACCGCTTACAGCTGGGGCGACAGCGCGGACGACATCGAAGACTACGCTTGGTACTTCGACAACTCCTACGACGGCCCTGCCCATGTCGGCACCAAAAAGCCCAACCCGTATGGCTTGCATGACATGCACGGCAACGCCGCGGAATGGACCGTCAACGAGTACTCCGAAGACGGGTACGAATGGCTCAAAGAGTCCCCTGTCGACAACGCCATCGACGCGGTTCGTTGGCCCGAAAACCCTTGGCCGTGCGTCGCTCGTGGCGGCAGCTGGGAAAGCGATCCACCGGAACTTCGCAGCGCCGCTCGCTTGGCTTCCGATGACGATGAATGGAAGAACGAAGACCCGAACTTCCCCAAGAGCCCCTGGTGGTTCACCGACGACCCTTCCCGTGGAGTTGGTTTCCGCTTGTTCCGTTCACTCGAACCACTCGACCGCGAAGCGCTGAAAAACTTCTGGGAGCCCACCGCCCTCGAAACGGTCGACGATGTTCAAAGCCGCATCGACGGTGGCCGAGGCGGATGGGGACTGGTCGACAAGGACCTGCCCGAAGCCGCCGCAGAATGATCTTCCGCCACAACGAAATCACGCTGGCGTGAGCTTCACGCCAGCGGCACCAGGCCCGAGTTCACTCGGGCCTTTTTTTATGCGCCCCGCACACCAGTGAGCGTGGCAGAAGTCATCCCGACTTTCGCGAACCAGTGAGCGATTCCAAACTCGCGCTGAGTTGCTCTACCGGAACGAGCCATACGACTCACTCGCTCGCACGCCATTGAACTTGATCCGAGGCGTCCCGCGTTTGATAGATCGCCTTCGCGGTTGCCCACGCTTCGTCACTGGAATCGTGAATCGTCAGGGCATACGGCGCACGCCAAGCGGCCAAAGCATCCACATCGCCGTACTTCACGATGCCTGGGACGAAACTCTCGTCGTCCTGGTGACGCAGGTCAGCGAATCGGAAACCATTCACATCAATCACGGCTTCGGTCAGAAACGGCCCCGCGATCGCCGCCGCAGGCAACGCATACGCCGCGGCGCCTTGGGGTGCCACCAACGTCACATCACCGGGTGAGTTCTGAAACGCGGAGATCACCGCCAAAACATCCCCGCAGCGTGTCGCTGGCAACGGCCGGTTGTAACCATACGTGAAGGCCGCCGAAGCACGTCGCGGCTGCGGGTTCGTTCGCTGCTTCCCTGCCTCCGCATCCGTGGGCATCGAAGCGATGTCGATCACGATCAGCACCTTGGATTGTTCCAATTGATCAGCCAGGGCAGCGGACCATTCGGGTTCGCCCGTCGACTCCTGAGCCGTTGCCTGAACCCACAGAACCGTTGTCGGTGGGGAAACATCCTGGGCCGATTTCGCGATCCATTTTTGAATCGGAATCTCACGCCGACGAGCCCGATCGACCACCACTCCCGAGACAACCGTCGCGCCCGATTCATGCTGCACTGGCTCCGAGAATTTCACCGACACGCCGGAAGTCTCTGGCAGGGGCAGGTCAAACAACGTCGCCAGGGCAGGGCGGATGGTTTCATCGAATCCCGCTGCCGTTGCAGACTGCCCCAGGCAATCTGCCAGCAAGCGTTCGCTTTGCTGGTCCCACCAACTCAGGACCGACTTTTCATGTTGGGGGCCTCGCTGCGTGGGGGCAGGGTGCTCGTCATCCCAGACCGCACCTTCCTCGTCGGTGATCGCAGGAAAATCGGTCTCAACGATGGGGGTCTCCAACCCAAGCCCCAAGTGCTCGTTCATCCATCCGTACATGATCCGGCGGGTCACATAGTTGTAGTTGTGCTTGAACTGCACCACCGATTCACACAACACATTCTCAGATTGCCCCATCATTGAATACAGTTGCTTCAGTTCGGGATAACCGTCCGACATCATCTTGATCGTCCAGTCATCGGCCGCCGTCATCCCCATGGGTTTGGGGGCCATCAAAGCGGCCAACTCCACGTTGCCCGTGCCAATGCGAAGCAAGCAGGCATTCTCGCAGGCACAGCCGCCTTGCATCGATGTCGACACCATCCCGTTGGGAAAGCTGGCCATGATTCGCGGCTCCAACGCATCCAACAAAATCGTTTGAGTCCCGCCGCCGCTTCCACCGGTGACCGCCAAACGGTTTGGATCCACATCCCCGAGCGAAGCCAGGAAATCAAAGGAACGCAACGCGTTGTAAGTTTGCAAGCCCAGGATCGATTGCAGACGAGCGTCGGCCGGCGTACTGAAGAACAACTCCGGATCCGATCCTGCGGGGACGACTTCTTCCTCACGAGTCTCATGGCGACGGTGAGCGAACTCATAGCCCAACTGCACGGAATCGGCGTAGCCGACCATGTCATAGATGAACGCCACACAGCCCATTCGAGCCAAAGTCGCACAGCGGGCCAACTTTGGAAGACTACCGGATTCCATGTACAGCTCATCGCCGTTTGCGATCAACGCCTTCATCCGGTCCGCATCGTTACGCATCATCCGGCCACCGTGCCCGTGCGGGTTCAGCACCCCCGGACGCTTGCCGTCTGCATTGAGCCCACGCGAAAGACTTTCGCCGGCGGGACGGAACAACAACCCGGTCACAAAGTGGCCTGGCAAACTTTCAAAGTAGACCTTTTCAACCTGAAACCCATCTCGCTTCACAACCGAATGAATCGTGGCCTGGATCGGTGGCCGCGGCAACATGGGATGCAGGCCAGTCGCCATCGCGACACGCGTTCGAAGTTGCTCCGCCCGAGATTCCCATTGCTCCCGTGACTCAGGAACATCAAAGGGGAAGTGCCCATCAAGTGTCTTGAGATCCGGCAGATCCTCCGAAGCGACCGTTTCTTCCAACTTGGTCTCCTCGGCTTGCAGGTCGCGCGGCAAGGCGACAGAAACCAAAACCATTCCGGCGAGCAGAACGGCCAAGCCATTCCCAAACACCGAGTTCGGGACGTGTTTCACTATCGGTCGGGTTCTCATGGAGATCTCTTTGGCAGGAGGGGTGCTGAAACAGCGGAGGGGAAAGAGTGCGTTGAATTCTAAGCTTCCAGGACCGACGCGATGCGAGTTCGCATCCGGCCGATGGTCGGAAACATCGCGACGACACCAACCAAGGCGACCACAGCGCACATCAAATTCACGGGTGACCGGGTCAAAAACATCATCACAAAATTGATCACAGCGGTGCCCTCCAACATGGCTTGCCCGATCAATCGAGCCGTTTGGTCAGCCTGACAGAATCGACTCAGCGGCATCGGCATTGGCTCTCGCTCGGGCCACTGAACCCAGCTGCGAGCGGACGCGACCGCCCCTTCGGCGGCTTTCAATCTCGTTGCCGCCGCCGATCGCAACATCGCGGGAACCAGAAACGCCAACACCGTGTTGAACACCAACGCCGCCACACCAATCAAGACAAAGAGGGTTGGGTTGCCTTCGGGTGCATCGTCGCTTCCTATCACCCCCAAGATCACTCCGATGAACAAACATCCCGTGGCCAGCCCCAACGTGACCACCATTCCCTGAAAGGCCCAACCGGCCAAAGTCATGCCTCGCGAATCCATTGCGGAATGGGCGTCGGGGTTGGCGGCTGTTGAAGCGTCGTCGGACATTGGATTCATTCGTCTTGTCGAGTGCGATAAGGTGGTTGTGTGCAGCCCGGTGCTGCCCTTGAAACAGATTGCTGCGTTGACACACGTTGTCGACGACGCAGGACAAAGTTTACCTCTCAACCAACCCGCCTGCATTGCGTCTGTATTACACC of Rhodopirellula islandica contains these proteins:
- a CDS encoding acetylxylan esterase, whose amino-acid sequence is MRTRPIVKHVPNSVFGNGLAVLLAGMVLVSVALPRDLQAEETKLEETVASEDLPDLKTLDGHFPFDVPESREQWESRAEQLRTRVAMATGLHPMLPRPPIQATIHSVVKRDGFQVEKVYFESLPGHFVTGLLFRPAGESLSRGLNADGKRPGVLNPHGHGGRMMRNDADRMKALIANGDELYMESGSLPKLARCATLARMGCVAFIYDMVGYADSVQLGYEFAHRRHETREEEVVPAGSDPELFFSTPADARLQSILGLQTYNALRSFDFLASLGDVDPNRLAVTGGSGGGTQTILLDALEPRIMASFPNGMVSTSMQGGCACENACLLRIGTGNVELAALMAPKPMGMTAADDWTIKMMSDGYPELKQLYSMMGQSENVLCESVVQFKHNYNYVTRRIMYGWMNEHLGLGLETPIVETDFPAITDEEGAVWDDEHPAPTQRGPQHEKSVLSWWDQQSERLLADCLGQSATAAGFDETIRPALATLFDLPLPETSGVSVKFSEPVQHESGATVVSGVVVDRARRREIPIQKWIAKSAQDVSPPTTVLWVQATAQESTGEPEWSAALADQLEQSKVLIVIDIASMPTDAEAGKQRTNPQPRRASAAFTYGYNRPLPATRCGDVLAVISAFQNSPGDVTLVAPQGAAAYALPAAAIAGPFLTEAVIDVNGFRFADLRHQDDESFVPGIVKYGDVDALAAWRAPYALTIHDSSDEAWATAKAIYQTRDASDQVQWRASE
- a CDS encoding leucine-rich repeat domain-containing protein, giving the protein MNLSQVRLAQSLLVGCLVIGTLGCGVSSSKTIPVPADNQSESGESTGESLASAWDGVAGAKTKLRGDDVVVVDLREVAESDLDDAVKLLSNTSTVSELFVPAAAWTDGMVLRLAALPHLKRLRVYGKSFDDAKAKTISGLPALIGVTFQDTSVTDEGASVLAELNELQEASLMNSPVTDKVLESISSLPKLAKLNLRGTQVTGDAFDPISKLPLKDLELAETDFGPQGMPAIAKIEGLEKINLWLTKIDNESLKAFEGKASLTILNIDNCPAITEEAIPVIVSLPHLKLLHLGKTSVAPDSLPQLEPLQELETLFVTNLGLEEAPAKELEAMFPNLKRFEY
- a CDS encoding formylglycine-generating enzyme family protein, whose product is MTFDLKRSLRPLGIAAVCSMAAGSILSPGASNSVHAQEAAAETSQAAIVGIASEKPSDGPFVDLGDGRFMVSYTEKIPGTDISFEMVPVPGGTYTMGSPEDADPRVEDEGPTVEMNVSPMWVAKTETTWAMYKEYMRMYAVFKSFEADGVRTVDDSNMADAITAPTELYDPSFTYEYGEEPEQPAVTMTQYAAQQFTKWLSLITENQYRLPTEAEWEYAARGGTTTAYSWGDSADDIEDYAWYFDNSYDGPAHVGTKKPNPYGLHDMHGNAAEWTVNEYSEDGYEWLKESPVDNAIDAVRWPENPWPCVARGGSWESDPPELRSAARLASDDDEWKNEDPNFPKSPWWFTDDPSRGVGFRLFRSLEPLDREALKNFWEPTALETVDDVQSRIDGGRGGWGLVDKDLPEAAAE
- a CDS encoding 2-phosphosulfolactate phosphatase; this encodes MKIETWLTPNAAGESERTRASVVVVIDVLRATTVATTALSAGAKSITTCGEIEEAFAMKTAAAPDNVPLLCGERGCQPIVGFDHGNSPGEYSPAGVSDRELVLTTTNGTAAIQAAEDCDHMWLACFANLSAVIDRLVRWHSANQENDAFVRIVCAGTNGCVTTEDVLLAGAIIAMCHQRLADSPRFYDGPIELLNDSGALALSAWQHCITHDGVNSSETLAERLKLTQGGKNLIAANYAGDLVDCGSIDVFELVPTRDQRAPARFVAG
- a CDS encoding CPXCG motif-containing cysteine-rich protein, whose amino-acid sequence is MNRDEIISDHDSDELDDSNHTPSEESAIDPVPEWQQLLNDDPLPQEEDWETSESASTDADLDGTYVCDNCGEEIVIPLDIAAGRDQQYVEDCPVCCSPSVIHVHFDDSDHADVWAEAEQDRY